One window of Nocardia nova SH22a genomic DNA carries:
- a CDS encoding BlaI/MecI/CopY family transcriptional regulator, with product MAHRFGDLEAVVMDRVWSAPGPITVRTVFEDLLRTREIAYTTVMTTMDNLHRKGWLERERDGKAYRYHPRLTREQYSAQLMREALGGGRSDLVLAHFVEQISDDDTAALRKVLRRMRAKNTADRPGAAE from the coding sequence ATGGCACATCGTTTCGGGGATCTGGAGGCGGTGGTGATGGACCGCGTCTGGTCGGCTCCCGGCCCCATCACCGTCCGGACGGTATTCGAGGATCTGCTGCGGACCCGGGAGATCGCGTACACGACGGTCATGACGACCATGGACAACCTGCATCGCAAGGGCTGGCTGGAACGCGAACGCGACGGTAAGGCCTACCGGTATCACCCGCGGCTGACCCGCGAGCAGTACAGCGCGCAGCTGATGCGCGAGGCGCTCGGCGGCGGCCGCTCCGATCTGGTCCTCGCCCATTTCGTCGAGCAGATCTCCGACGACGACACCGCCGCACTGCGCAAGGTCCTGCGTCGGATGCGCGCCAAGAACACCGCCGACCGCCCCGGGGCCGCCGAGTGA
- a CDS encoding M56 family metallopeptidase — translation MTLALCLLGYSALVCLAGPPILTRLTGHGSVPALGVAAWLAAVAAVLGAWAGASAALAMQVAHTWELPMAHLLGDCVVAMHATADGGHGLFAQLAAAVSALALIGFVAARGVRVVRGLVRARSSSVRHARSAAIVGRALAGAETGATTVVIDAPQRAAYCVAGRPGAVVVTSAAVAALDGPQLAAVLAHEDAHLAGRHHLIRAATRALAGALPFVPLFAAADERVAQLLEMCADDRAAGRHSRGAILSALLTLADPAGEHASETGLPDTALGTSTLAVAARVGRLLDPESRLRRTGRGLPLAGFATVVAVLPSSGFLLIEAGMAGCLPFAH, via the coding sequence GTGACCCTCGCGCTGTGCCTGCTCGGGTATTCGGCACTGGTCTGCCTCGCGGGCCCGCCGATCCTGACCCGCCTCACCGGGCACGGCAGTGTCCCGGCGCTGGGGGTGGCGGCCTGGCTCGCCGCCGTGGCGGCGGTGCTCGGGGCCTGGGCGGGCGCGTCGGCCGCGCTGGCCATGCAGGTGGCCCACACCTGGGAACTGCCGATGGCGCATCTGCTCGGTGACTGTGTGGTGGCGATGCACGCCACCGCCGACGGCGGTCACGGCCTGTTCGCGCAGCTCGCGGCCGCGGTGTCGGCGCTGGCGCTGATCGGATTCGTGGCCGCGCGCGGTGTCCGGGTGGTGCGGGGGCTGGTTCGCGCGCGGTCCAGCAGCGTCCGCCACGCCCGGTCGGCGGCCATCGTCGGGCGGGCGCTGGCGGGTGCCGAGACCGGCGCGACGACCGTGGTGATCGACGCACCGCAGCGGGCGGCCTACTGTGTGGCCGGGCGACCGGGTGCGGTGGTGGTGACCAGCGCCGCGGTCGCGGCACTGGACGGGCCGCAACTGGCCGCGGTACTGGCCCACGAGGACGCGCATCTGGCCGGGCGGCACCATCTGATCCGGGCCGCGACCCGGGCGCTGGCCGGTGCGCTGCCGTTCGTCCCGCTGTTCGCGGCGGCCGACGAACGCGTCGCCCAGTTGCTGGAGATGTGTGCCGACGACCGGGCGGCCGGGCGGCACAGCCGGGGCGCGATCCTCAGCGCACTGCTCACCCTCGCCGATCCGGCCGGTGAACACGCCTCGGAGACCGGACTGCCCGACACCGCACTGGGGACGAGCACACTCGCGGTCGCCGCCCGGGTCGGCCGGTTGCTCGATCCCGAATCGCGGCTGCGGCGCACCGGGCGCGGACTCCCGCTGGCCGGTTTCGCCACCGTGGTCGCCGTCCTGCCCAGCTCCGGATTTCTGCTGATCGAGGCCGGTATGGCGGGATGTCTGCCGTTCGCCCACTGA